Part of the Nocardia higoensis genome, AGCCCCCCGCTCGGGCATCATCCCCAAGCGCGCCCCCGCCGAATCCAAGGTCGCCGAGCACCCCGCCGCACGCCCCAATCCGAACGACCCGGTCCTGCTCCCGCAACGCCAATCCCTGTGCGCCGCACTGCAATACCCCGCCATCGCGGGCGCGGTCTTCGACGCCCTCGAAATCGAGGCGTTCACCCACCCCGCCTACATCGCGATCCGCACCGCGATCGCCGAAGCGGGCGGCGCGTCCTGCGGCCTCAGCGGCGCCGAATGGGTGAACGCCGTCGCCGACGCCACCGAAGACCTCACCCTGCGGGCCCTGGTCTCGGAACTGGCGGGCACGTCGATCCCGGTGAAGTCGATCAACGACATGCCGCGCGTCATCACGGGCCTGCTGGCCCGCACCCAGGAAGCCCACGTAGGCCGCCAGATCGCCACCCTGAAGTCCAAACTCCAGCGCCTGTCGGCCAGCGACAACACCGACGAATACATGGCCCTCTTCGGCGATCTCGTCGCCCTCGAGCAGTACCGCAAGAGCCTGGAAGCTCAGGCCATGGGCAACGTCGGCGACTTCGCCACCGGCTAGACCCGCTTGCTGCCCCGCCGCAGCTGATCCTGTGGCACCAGAATCGTGGTCCGCTCGTCGATCGGCTTCATAGGCTCCAACGGCGGCCGAGTGCTCAGCTTGTCCGCCAGCCGCTGCCGCCCCACCAACACCAGCTTGCGAGTGACCGGGCTGCCCGCCACCGCCCGGGTGGCCGAACTGATCTGCTCATACCGAGCCCGCCCGGCCTTGGTCCCGAGTACGTACCCGGCCGCGATACCGATCAACACCCGCAGCATCTGGTGGAGCTCCTCCCAATCGCCTGTTCGCGGCTACCATCCTGCCCGAAACGGCGCCTCCGTGTCGATCCGGCCACCACCCGCCCGTACGTCGCCTACGACACGCCGAGGTGGGATGCATCGCCGCAGGTAGATGGCCGATTTGGGAACCGGTGCGAGCATGCGCTAAAGTTTCTCCTCGGTCGGACCGAAAGGGTCGAACCGAACAGAATAGTCCCCTATAGCTCAATTGGCAGAGCAGCCGACTGTTAATCGGCAGGTTTCTGGTTCGAGTCCAGATGGGGGAGCAGCAATAGATCCGCTACCAGCGTCAGCTGGTAGCGGATCTATTTGCATTCCGAAGGCAGTACCGGAATCGACACTACGATTCAGCGCGATGGACACCGTGGTGGAATCCGCGCCGTATGCGACGAACTGCATTGAATGCGGGATGTCGACCGACTGCACGGTCGCCGAGGTCTCAGAGGTGGAGGGCAGAGGACACGAGCGGGAGCTGGAAGGTCACTGCCCGAGATGTGAATGTGTGTGGCAGGAATGCGGTTTCGAGCCGTTACCTCCGAGGATTCGGGAGGCGATACTCGCTGCGAACGGGCCGACCATCATTCAACTCGCCCCGGGCGACGCCAAGCCTGCGGCCATCATGAAAGTTCTGAGAGCTGTCGGATTGATTTCCCTCAAGGAAACGCGTTCCGCAGCAGACCAACTCCTGACAAGGTCACGGCGAGTCCCTGGTCGAGGCGTGCCGCCGCGAGGTCCGAGAAGAGATCGGCCTTGACCGTGCACCCACACGGCTACTCGCGTATGACTGGGCACCGCGTGATGACGAAGGCGACAAGCTCCTGTACATCTTTGCCTGCGGCATACTTGGTGCCGACGAAGAGCGGATACGACTCGATACCGTCGAACTGGACCACTGGGAGTGGGTGCCGAACAACCGCATCGATGACTACCTGATTCCGAGGCTTGCCCGCCGCCTGCATCGCGCGTACGCCACCGAAGGAACGACTGTGTACCTCGAACACGGTGAGCCCGGTCAGTCCCAATTCCAGATCCTGGGACCTGACATCAAACTTCATGCTTCGGCTGTGGCGACGCCCTGATAGGAGGACCATCCCTGCATACGCAGGGCTGACTTGCGGTTGGTGCTGGCCGGCACCCGCCGGTCGAAACGATCCCCACTACGCGGGCCTACGGCGATCGAGAGGAGCTCCACCAGATGCTGCGGGGGCTATCCCCGCGTACGCGGGGCCGACCGGTTCGAGATCCCCGAGTACCCAGGGTCGCCGGGACCATTCCCGCGTACACGGGGCCGACCAGCTGCAACGCCTCGGTCAGGTGCGGGTCTCGGGACCATCCCCGCGTACGCGGGGCCGACGAATCCGGCGTGCTCGATCAGGTGCTGGTCGGGGGACCATCCCCGCGTACGCGGGGCCGACATGCTGCGAGACGTCGATGACGAGATCGATGCGGGACCATCCCCGCGTACGCGGGGCCGACATCAACCCGCGCTGCTGCTCGATCTCGTTGGCGGGACCATCCCCGCGTACGCGGGGCCGACAAACCGGTCACCACCCGCGGCACCCGGTACGCGGGACCATCCCCGCGTACGCGGGGCCGACGCCGTCGAGTACACGCTCGACGGCCGGGTGGAGGGACCATCCCCGCGTACGCGGGGCCGACCATCCAGGGCCCACAAGCACACAGACCAAACGGGGACCATCCCCGCGTACGCGGGGCCGACCTGCGCTACGCGATGACCGAAGCGATGACCGAGGGACCATCCCCGCGTACGCGGGGCCGACGCTTCTCCAGGCTGGTTGTCCCGCACAGCGGCGGGACCATCCCCGCGTACGCGGGGCCGACCTTTCACCGACTCGCAGGAAACATTGGGGACTGGGACCATCCCCGCGTACGCGGGGCCGACCTCGACCCCGAGACCGACGCCGACCGCGCCCTGGGACCATCCCCGCGTACGCGGGGCCGACAGCTTGATGTCGTCCGCCGCGACTGTGATGCTGGGACCATCCCCGCGTACGCGGGGCCGACCTGCACCCCAAGTCTGTTTGGGACCATCCCCGCGTACGCGGGGCCGACCTGCACCCCAAGTCTGTACGGTTCCGGCACTTGGGACCATCCCCGCGTACGCGGGGCCGACGCGTCACCGAACGGCTGAATCAGCGGTGCGGCGGGACCATCCCCGCGTACGCGGGGCCGACACTTCCTGACCTGCTGCTTTGCAGCGCAACACCTCGGTTTTCATTCACTTTCCCAAGGTCTATTGCGCACGTACTGGTTCGGCGAGTAGCTCGCTCCGATGGTTTACCTTCACGCGCGAATGAGGATCAGCCCAGTCGAGTACGCCCGCCCGTGCCCGATGCCGGTGGTGAGCGCGTTGACGAAGGTGGCTGGGTCGGTTGCTGTGAGAGTGCCTTTGATCTCCGCTCGGGTGATCCGAAGGCCGGCATGCGGTCCATTGGAAGAGACCATCGGCAGCATACGAACAGCGAATTGTTCACTGGTGGCATGGGCGCCGATTCTGCGAACGCCGTTCGGCGAGATGTTTGGCTCTCCTTCCGGCTGAAGACGTTCTGTGAACCAGGATTCCACCCACTTCGGGCTCGAATGGGGAGAGCGTCTGCCGCGCTGTTTCGCACTGCCGCCGGCCGGTTTAGGGGCTGCCCGATCGCGGGTCGGGTTGACAACCGTGCGGAAACCGTAGGTCGCTCCCTTTCGGATCACGGCGTCCACGGGAAGGGATTTCGGTGCGAATTTCATTGCCGCCGAGGGAATTCGGGACCAATCCGCGGGGACAGCGGCCTGGACGACAAGGACGAGAGTCGCGGTTTGCAGGTCGAGGTTCCAGGTCGAAAGGATTCCCATGAGCTGACGTGCATTGGGCTCTCCCTGCTCTACCCAGCCGTGGAAGCCGCTCATGACGGTTCGGTGCATGGCTTGGGCGTCGAGCAGGGCCTTGGTAGTGAAGGGATGTCGTGCATCGAGGGCAAGAACGTGGTGAGTGGTGACGAAACGGGCCGATGCTGGAGCGGGAGCGGCTGGTTCGGTCACTGGATCAGGTTCCATTCGATCTCGGAGGTGGGGGTGATGCGGGTTCGTTTCTCCCAGCGGAGAGTGTGGCATCGGTTGTCGGAGTCGAAGGTGACGGGCTGGTCGTGGGCTGGAGTGGCACCGACTCCGGGATGGGTTTCCAGCCAGACTCGCGGTCGCGTATCGGTGGCATTCTCGAGCAGTGCAGTGCGAGCCAGAACGGATTCCGCTGTGCCCGAGTGGACTCCATTTGCGAGTTCACCGGTAGGGGGACAGGATTTCCGGCCGAGCCACAGTAGCTGCTGGGGGTGCTCGACGGCATGGCCGATCTGTTCTAGGAAATCATGGTCGCTGTATTCCAGCGCGACGACGAACGCGGCATCAGCGAGGTACCAGTGCTCGGTGATCATGGGGCTGCGGGTGACTGCCTTCGTCTCCGTGATCAAACCCCCGCTGTCCGGATCGCGGATAACGTATTTCGGTATGCCGTACCAGTCTTCGAGGACGTAGTCGCCGAAGGTGCCGTCATCAGCCAGTGGTCTGCTGGGTTGTGCGCGCGAAGCGCGGCGGTGGTCGAGGATCAGGTCCCGGGGCCGCAACGGGTAGGTGCCACCACCGACGGTCTGGTAGTCGCGGATGACAGTGCCGGGCCGGTCTGCGCGAACACCGAAACGGAGTTCCGCGAGGGGGCCCAACGGATCGGCACGGTCCAGCCCCATGGCGGCCGCGCATAGACCGATGACTCCGCTTTTGGTGGGACGCAGGTCGGTGTCGCGGTGGGCGAAGCGGGATCGGCTGCCCCAGGACTGCAGTGGGCCCGCCAGACGCAACAGCAGTACCGACGTCATGCGATCGGTAGTCATCCGCCGATGAGTTCGTCGAGAGTGGCGACTTCGATGCCGACCAAGGTGTTCGTGCTGGCGCGTTTGGCGAGCAACTCCTCGATATCGAGGTCGTAGGTGAGCATCTTGCCCGCGGTGATGTCAGGGCGTTTGCCGACGACGAACGCGTGATGGTCGAGCAATCGCTCGGTGGCCGCAGCGGCGGTGCTGCTGGTGCCTGTCGGGATGATGGGACGTTCGAAGGTGGCTGCGTAGTTGAACGGGCGTGATCCCTCGAACGAGAGAACGAAGTTGGGAAGGCTGCCGGTGGATGCGGTGCTGTTCCGCTTGGCTTCCGGGTATGCGTTGACGAATGCCTCGATGAACTCCGCTTCAGCCGCCTGGGCGGCGGACTCCACGTCCGCCTCGGCCATCCCAGCCGCTCGGAGGTTGGTGCGGAGGCGGCGGCGATCGAGGGCCGCGTGTCGGTAGAAGGTGCCTGATATCAGCGATTGGTATCCGGTCATGCCTGCGCCCGCATCGTCGCCGGCTTCGAGGAAGTCGAGCGCATTGCGCTTGCGTTCGAGTTTGGCGTCGTCGGCGGCGGCGTAGAAGTCGTCGATGTGTTCCGCGGGGTGCACCGTGAACGCATGCGCGGTCTGGATTGCTCCATCGACGTTGGCCGCGTCCGGGATTTCAGCAAGGAACCGACCGTAGAGGGCGATATCGATGGCATCCCGTGGAGCAAGTGCGGTCAGGACTGCGGAACGAAGCTCTTTCGGCGCGGCAGGCAGGGGAGTCTTTGCTGCGGGTCCTGCCTCGGTGGTGTCGTCGGATGTATCTGCCTTCCTACCTCTCGTCTTCTTCTGTGCAGCCAGTTTTGCCTTCGCGTCCAGGTATTCGTCGACCCAAGCGGTGACGATCTCGTGGTGTGTAGCTATGTAGCATGCGATCTCGCTACCGGCATCGCCGGGGGCGAAGATCAGCACTTTGGTGAGTGCAGCGGTGGTGGGTTTGTCGCCGAATTTCAGGCCCACGGCTTCGAGGCAGGCCCGGGTGGTGTCGAGGGCTTTGTCGCGATCCCAACCGTGTTCGGTAGCCAGTGCGCGGGAGGCCAGCAATGCCCATTCGCGCGTGCGGAGTCCGGTGGATTTGCCGGCCAGCGGGCCCTCGCCGTCGTTGGCGCGTCGTCGCGAATGCATTCGCTCTGCTCGGCGCCTTGCCTGACTGGTGATGAGGGTGCGTTCCTGACCGCCGAAGACAATGGTTTTGGGCATCCCGTTCTCGTCACGCACCGGCAGTGCGGCAGCCGCAGTTTCGAGTGCCTGCAAAGAGAGGAACTGTGGTTGGCCGAGGTCGGTCATCGGGTGGCTCCATTCGCGGTGTGTGGTGCGGGAGTGTAGAAGTCGCGGGCCCATCGGTAGGCGACTTCTCGCTTGGATTTATGCCATGCGGTGAGATTGTCGGTGAGCCGGACCCACTCCGGCGGGGGTGTATCGGCTGCGCGGGCGCGCTCGACAGCGTGCTGGAGGTGGCGCCACGGGATATCGCGTGATGTGGTGATCCGGTCGAGTAGCCGAGTGGTGCCCGGATTCTTCGGGCCGCGATGACCCGGAGCGCCGATCAACCCGAGCGCATTGCCGATACTGCCCCAACCGGTGGAGGGCCTGGTCTTTCCTGCGTGGTACCGAGCGAACAGGAATGCGACTCGTTCGTAGACTTCCCGATCTGCTTCGGTCGGTGCGTATGACGCGACGAGTAGGCGAGCCTGACTGATGGCGTGGATCCGGCGTAGATCGGCCAGTGCGCCGAGATCGTGGTTGCGGACGAGCCCGCACAGGTGCGCGGTGAGTCGGACTGCGGAAGGCTTTGCGGGGGAGTCGATCTCCTGTGCGTCGGCAGGAAGAGAATCGGTCACGGTCGGGGGGCTTTCTGGAGAAGGGAGGGCGCTTTGGTACTTGTCAGTTCCGAGGCGAACCGGTGCTCGGCAGCCGCCCGGGCACGGAATCCGCGCGAGTTCTTCGGTAGTGAGGCCAGACGAAGTCCTAGTAGTCGATGTGCGGAACGGCGGAGCGTTCCTGCGTACTCACGCCCGGCGTCTTCGACTCCCCGGCCTTCTGCGATGGCATCGAGCAGTTCATGAAAGGGGTTGGCGGCAGCAGCGTAGTGTTCGGCAGACGCGTCGAAGCGAGCCATCTGGTGGGCTTTGTCGGCAGGCTTTGCGCTCGGATAGGCGAGGGTCCAGGCAGTGTGTGCTGCGGCGCGGAGTGCGGTTCCGAGGTATTCAGCCACTTGCGAACCGGTTTCGGAAGCTCTGTGCAG contains:
- a CDS encoding type I-E CRISPR-associated protein Cas7/Cse4/CasC, whose protein sequence is MTDLGQPQFLSLQALETAAAALPVRDENGMPKTIVFGGQERTLITSQARRRAERMHSRRRANDGEGPLAGKSTGLRTREWALLASRALATEHGWDRDKALDTTRACLEAVGLKFGDKPTTAALTKVLIFAPGDAGSEIACYIATHHEIVTAWVDEYLDAKAKLAAQKKTRGRKADTSDDTTEAGPAAKTPLPAAPKELRSAVLTALAPRDAIDIALYGRFLAEIPDAANVDGAIQTAHAFTVHPAEHIDDFYAAADDAKLERKRNALDFLEAGDDAGAGMTGYQSLISGTFYRHAALDRRRLRTNLRAAGMAEADVESAAQAAEAEFIEAFVNAYPEAKRNSTASTGSLPNFVLSFEGSRPFNYAATFERPIIPTGTSSTAAAATERLLDHHAFVVGKRPDITAGKMLTYDLDIEELLAKRASTNTLVGIEVATLDELIGG
- the casB gene encoding type I-E CRISPR-associated protein Cse2/CasB, whose translation is MTDSLPADAQEIDSPAKPSAVRLTAHLCGLVRNHDLGALADLRRIHAISQARLLVASYAPTEADREVYERVAFLFARYHAGKTRPSTGWGSIGNALGLIGAPGHRGPKNPGTTRLLDRITTSRDIPWRHLQHAVERARAADTPPPEWVRLTDNLTAWHKSKREVAYRWARDFYTPAPHTANGATR
- a CDS encoding type I-E CRISPR-associated protein Cas6/Cse3/CasE, with protein sequence MTEPAAPAPASARFVTTHHVLALDARHPFTTKALLDAQAMHRTVMSGFHGWVEQGEPNARQLMGILSTWNLDLQTATLVLVVQAAVPADWSRIPSAAMKFAPKSLPVDAVIRKGATYGFRTVVNPTRDRAAPKPAGGSAKQRGRRSPHSSPKWVESWFTERLQPEGEPNISPNGVRRIGAHATSEQFAVRMLPMVSSNGPHAGLRITRAEIKGTLTATDPATFVNALTTGIGHGRAYSTGLILIRA
- the cas5e gene encoding type I-E CRISPR-associated protein Cas5/CasD, with translation MTTDRMTSVLLLRLAGPLQSWGSRSRFAHRDTDLRPTKSGVIGLCAAAMGLDRADPLGPLAELRFGVRADRPGTVIRDYQTVGGGTYPLRPRDLILDHRRASRAQPSRPLADDGTFGDYVLEDWYGIPKYVIRDPDSGGLITETKAVTRSPMITEHWYLADAAFVVALEYSDHDFLEQIGHAVEHPQQLLWLGRKSCPPTGELANGVHSGTAESVLARTALLENATDTRPRVWLETHPGVGATPAHDQPVTFDSDNRCHTLRWEKRTRITPTSEIEWNLIQ